Part of the Brassica oleracea var. oleracea cultivar TO1000 chromosome C8, BOL, whole genome shotgun sequence genome is shown below.
CCTCCATTACGGCACTTAACAACCCTTTAACCACCAAGGAATAGAAACACTTTGCTTCTTAAACATCCCCATCAAGCTTTTTGTCGTCCTGTGTCATAACCAAGTAGCTTGACTTCTTTTCCTTCGCATTGTTACAAAAATCCTTAACAGGTGCCATGGCAATTTTATGATTGCCCCATGTAAACATTATCACATTGTCTCGACCTCGATATGTGATATCGTTATCATACTGCCAAGGTCGTCCAAGAAGAATGTGACAAACATCTATGTCAAGAACGTCACAAGTGATCTCCTCCTTATAGTGTTTACCTATAGATATGAGAACTTTCCAAGTCATGCTAACTCGAACTTTTGATCCTCGCTTTACCCAACCAAGGCCGTGCGGTTTCTCATGACGGGTCGTGGGTAACTTCAGATACTCCACCAGCTTTTGAGAAACTAAATTCTCCGAGCTTCCATTATCCACAATCACATTACACACCTTGTTTTGAATAGAACAATGTGTTCTAAACAAATTCTTACGTTGGCCTTCTTCTTTAGATGACCACAAGAATCGTTGCAGCACAAGATTTATCATCTCTCCAGATTCTTCTTCAGATAATTCAGCTCCCTCATATTCTTCATTCTCAGCGAAATCCCCTTCATCCTCTTCACCTTCTTCTTCTATTATAGCGACTATTTTCCGACTTGGACAGACATTTTATTTATGACCATGTCCTTGGCAACAGAAACACTTGTCAATGGAAGGCTTGGCATAAGAGTTGTTCTGTCTCTGAGCTGGTGTTTTGTTCTGTTGTATAGTATTAGAGCTACTAGCTTCTTTGTTTCCCGGATTGGAGTCTTTATTGGCTACACTCTTTTCTTTCTCACTTGTTGGTTCAAAACTGGTCTGAGCCGTGTTTCTTCTAAATGTTGAGAGCCCTCGTGATGACTTCTCCATTAGCTCGGCTTTCAACGCTAGACTGGAAGCTTCTTGCATGGTCCATACGGTTTGCAAGCCCATCTTTCCTCGGAGAGAACCCTTTAAGCCACTGATGTACCTAGCCACCTTATGATTCTCTGTTTCTCCTAACTCATTGCGTTCAGAGAAACGCAAGAATTTTCAGCTGTGTATTCAGTCACAGTTCTGTTTCCTTGAACACAATCGAGATACATCTTGTAAAGAATCTGTTCGTAATCTTCCGATAAGAATCTCTCCAGAATTAGTTGCTTCATTCGCCGCCAAGTCTTAACTGGTCCTCTCCTTTTTCTTTGCCTTTGGACAACGAGTTTATCCCCCCATACTGCAGCAGTCTTCTTCAGTCTGATTGCTACCATCTTAACTTGTTTACTCTCAGGAACACCCATGACATCAAAAAATCGATCAACATCAATTTGCCAATCAAGAAACTCCTCCACTCCCATAGTTCCATAAAACATTGGAATATCGGTCTTTACCCGATAATCATGATTGTTTTGTTGGTTTCCTTCAGCTATTTCTTCTTCTGATTCGTCATCTGAACTAGAATTATCAACAACAACAACGTCACAATTGTTTCTACCTTGTTGACCCCGAATTTGTTCTCTTTCTCCACCTCTTTGACCAGCGTTATTAACCTGATTGGGAAAAGCCGCAACCTGATTATTTAACGATGTTACCAGATTTGCCAATTGAGCACTTACAGTAGTGAGGTTTGTGGTTGCCTCCCTTAAACCTTCTGCGAAACCCTCGAAGTCGGCTTTGGTTGCTGGTTGATCACCCATGGCTGATCAAGCTTTGAAAAAAGAAGGAGAAAACGTGGCTCTGATACCATTTGACGCAGTCGGAAATCCCGAAGGTTAGCAAACACTAACCCTTAGATCAAATCTAGCTCTCAAGCAAGAACTCGAATAATAAAGCTTTGGAATCCACCAGAAAAGATAAAAGCTTGAAAACTTCTATTGATAAGAGTCAAAACAAACTATCATATATACTCCTCTAGATACCCATCACGGGATTTGTAATACAAAAACTGCATTGATAGATATATCCTAAGCTATGTAGAAAAATGAGTATGTAATTTTCAACCATTCTCCATGACAGTAAAATTATTGTTAATGACAGAACTGGATGCTCCTTGGCTTTAACACACACCATACTTTGAACTATTTTCTATTATTTCATATCCTAAATAAGTTATATTAGAGCATCTCCATCTTAGGTGTGTAGTGGATCGGTTCTCATCTTGCACAGGTCTTACATCTTCTTCTACACTACATGTCTTCATCAGATTGATTTAATTTTATTTTTCAACTAAAACTTAATCATTAAATTTAAACTAATATTTTGTTTCTAAGAACTTCTATCAGCTATAAGGTTGCTTTTATATTTGAGCCTAATTAAGTTTGATATATGCAGAACATGCAATACCAATATGTTTGACCCACCACAAACAAATATTTGGATGCCCTATGCGATATTACCTCCCACATTTAATTTGTCGGCTCCCTTTACCAAACTGTGGTGATCCCACAAACGTCTTATTAGCCTTTTTCGGCAAGAAAAGATAAAAAATACCACATGAAAGATTTGGTAGTGATATGATTACTGAATCCAAAGAGATAAGAGTTGTGAACTCTCCCATATGTCTTTTTGCTGTGATTATGCTTCAAACTTTCCTGTCGATTGATTTGAATATGATCCAAGCCGTGGAAGAATCATTAAGATGCAGAGCAAAGTTGTATATATTGTTTCCAAATGTGGTAAATGGTAAATTGTCACCTGAGTGACAAATTTACAGATAGTAGTTGTGATAAGGTAGAGGAATGTTGATTCCAAGATAGAAACTCATCTCAGATGACGAGCATCCGATGATAATGATTGAGTCTTGCAAGCCCCATTCTCCATAATGATAAGTTTAGATCGTAGGAAAGAAACAAGTGGTCTCTAGTTTCGTCATCCCTGTCATACAAACAACTGTTTTTTGGATGTTAAATACTAAAACACAAGCCTTACTCTTGTTGGTAGTCGGTTAAGATTAGTCATCCACAAAAGCATGCTTTGGATTGCCCATTTGAACCAAGTAGATTTAAAGATCCAAACTTCTATCATATCACGGAGAATGGAAAAACCATCCTCTAGAGCTGCAAGAGTCAGCTATAGAAGCTGTGACCAGCATGTTGGACGCCCTAGGCCTGCCCTCTACAATGAACTTGATTAGCTGCCAAAAAGGGTGTCCAAGAATATAACCAAAAATTTATGGTTTGTCAGGTCATGAGCCTTACAACGCATGATGTGCTCAGCTAAAAGTTTTAGCGAGCGGATTGATTTCAAGGATGAAGAGTCTTTTTTGGGTTCTACCGCCCAACAACTTATGCCACACAACTTTTGATGCTTCTGACAAGCCGCCCAAAGAGAGTTTGCACCTGACAACAGGAGCCATATGAATCGTAGGCATAGCACATTGTTCCAAATAGATAATTTACTCAACCCTAATCCACCTTCTACCTTGGGAAGACATACCAAGTTCCAAGTAACCCTTGAGGGTATCCTGTTTTCGATGTTTCCCAACCAAGGGAAGTGAGCACGCATAGCCTCAATATTTTAAATACACCTTTCAGAACATGAAGGAGGTCATCTAGATATTCAATGTTTCATTTATGAATGTTCCTATCAATTGGAGCCGTCTTGTGTAAGTCGTGACAAACAAACAACTTTGTGTTATCTCGGTTCATATGAAGACCTGACCAACCCGCAAAATCATCAAGTGCCTCATTAATAGGAAATCTGAGCCAACATCGAAAAATATCATAACATCATCCGCAAACATCAACTAAGAGATGCTTAATTTAGAGGGCATTGGAATCAGATACCATATATAACACGACTGAAAGGACAAGTAGAGAAGACATAAGAATAATCCCATGGTTAGAATGAAGACATGAGCTATCTCGAAAAATCCAAATTCATCATGAGCAGCTGAACTGAGTTGAGCAACCTAACTCACTTTGACACATTTATAACTATTGCATTAACGTTTTCAAGCAATATAGATCATGTTACATCCAGAGAGTAACTCGATGATTAAAGGAACACAAAATTCATCAAAGGTTATTTCCTAGATACTTTTCTGGAAAACGTTACATCTACAAAAGACATGTTGTTATAGTATGAGGTCCATTTCAAAAGCAAGGCCGTAATGTGTACGTTTAACGTTTTTTCTTTTCTTGTGGAACTAAAAACATGCAAAGTTTTAATGTTAGTGTGACGCAAGAATGTGAAACGAAAATGTGTACAACGTAAGATAAAGTTTTGAAGTTATAAATATGATAGTTTAGAACAAATATGTATGGCTTCCAAGTAATAATGTAAACAAGATCATGGGCATATAATGAGATACAGATGATCAACACAATAAAGTAAATATAAATAATTATATATTAATCGGTAAATTGCATAGATCCACGATAAAACAAAGACAGTCCCATGATAGTTGATGTAGAAAGGAAATTAGCTCTCATGAAGCTTTTACAAACGTAATTCAAAGCACTTATGTAATAAGTTTCACATTCTCCACATGGTTTAAGAATGTATAAATATTTTGACCCGTGACAGGTCCAAAACCTTTGATTTCAACTCTTCTAATAGATCTCGTTTCCATGTTGTAGCAGAAAATGTAGAAGGGGTTGGACACGACGGTTGGAGAAAACATGATTTCACTATCACCGGTAGTCCCAACAATATTTACCCTTGCCTGAGCAACAAGAGTATCCCATAGTGGCGGAAATATGTGAGTATGTCTCCACCATGTAGGTTTCTCAATATCATCTATGACCCACAACTCGAAACCAATGAATATTCCATCCATAAAACCAGATGTATGAGGACTGAGTATACCTAATTTTCCCTTGTAATTTAT
Proteins encoded:
- the LOC106309039 gene encoding uncharacterized protein LOC106309039; this translates as MGLQTVWTMQEASSLALKAELMEKSSRGLSTFRRNTAQTSFEPTSEKEKSVANKDSNPGNKEASSSNTIQQNKTPAQRQNNSYAKPSIDKFAIIEEEGEEDEGDFAENEEYEGAELSEEESGEMINLVLQRFLWSSKEEGQRKNLFRTHCSIQNKVCNVIVDNGSSENLVSQKLVEYLKLPTTRHEKPHGLGWVKRGSKVRVSMTWKVLISIGKHYKEEITCDVLDIDVCHILLGRPWQYDNDITYRGRDNVIMFTWGNHKIAMAPVKDFCNNAKEKKSSYLVMTQDDKKLDGDV